A genomic region of Daphnia carinata strain CSIRO-1 chromosome 5, CSIRO_AGI_Dcar_HiC_V3, whole genome shotgun sequence contains the following coding sequences:
- the LOC130702935 gene encoding uncharacterized protein LOC130702935 — protein MSYSEDRRDEESPLGNKMTEKEIVKTLLSSSPVRLEDLVPSGPLRSMDAARVATWILCQHAKKRNSMIIMQRIKWLTAVVQYGVVESLADLAKLFNPLLQLIFISKYQAYICHLLYMIATPKLYKFQIERIIRNVNIVGLTKPLAGLLGRLKSLRPDLVPQAVPYQSNVVSFPKAPFSMCAGLFALSERIKENVENTNQITFFIDSEQKRATKKMRLEIIPRVQHIYLESSLEVDFQKIVPLSQLHSLEDILNKISTLRLPNHIGSLLNKREHHYALFLNFTPHMDGQLSQWLYLTLHYEFIEKSPSQGREGKTLLLDRIKEFQECTGRKLIAVYNFLSEYLRVWDGIQFSDQILQLLTQIPFLPYTDLYKNFLRILEDLFHSCHTPFRIKIIHSCQQLIQNLLIEKFGPASRAKALFHKSNEAAPGENIDKLVEGVYVVSEVIRFAERLLNTALMSSNDHSLVLRSVLFHLWLIDVESEFELPFRTFCQPVTVYAALFSTSPVPVALLCQLLCKYSTLGLKPLMAMSTFPELEEFRRDSLDNASMLNRYVIDTSSCLVYQKAFVPDTNSLLSLTPRSNVKTLSMLGPYKAAFDLKTHPAFIGIAREWIKSKPGYSANKSSALRTYEEIEADSESFIRYLFSYFPAIREYIQEFHRV, from the exons ATGTCTTATAGTGAAGATCGACGTGACGAAGAATCACCTCTTGGCAACAAAatgacagaaaaagaaatagtgaAAACAC tcCTTTCGTCTTCCCCTGTAAGATTAGAAGACTTGGTACCTAGTGGTCCTTTGAGATCTATGGATGCTGCTAGAGTGGCAACTTGGATTCTATGTCAACATGCAAAGAAGAGAAATAGTATGATCATCATGCAACGGATAAAGTGGTTAACTGCTGTTGTTCAGTATGGTGTTGTGGAATCTCTAGCTGATCTTGCAAAGCTTTTTAACCCTCTACTACAGCTAATTTTCATCTCTAAAtat CAAGCATACATTTGCCATCTACTCTACATGATTGCAACACCCAAGTTGTACAAGTTTCAAATAGAAAGGATTATCAGGAATGTAAATATAGTTGGACTCACCAAACCATTag CTGGTCTCCTAGGTCGGTTGAAATCCCTTCGTCCAGATTTAGTTCCACAAGCAGTCCCATATCAAAGcaatgttgtttcttttccaaaagCCCCATTCTCCATGTGTGCTGGTCTTTTTGCACTTTCTGAGCGTATCAAAGAAAATGTGGAGAACACCAACCAAATTACATTCTTCATTGATAGCGAGCAAAAGAgg GCCACCAAAAAGATGAGACTAGAAATTATACCAAGAGTCCAGCATATCTACCTGGAATCATCCTTGGAAGTTGACTTCCAGAAGATTGTGCCTTTGTCCCAGTTACATAG TTTGGAGGACATACTCAATAAGATAAGCACACTTCGACTGCCTAACCATATTGGATCGCTACTAAACAAGAGAGAACATCACTATGCGCTGTTCTTGAATTTTACACCGCATATGGATGGACAGTTATCTCAGTGGCTTTATCTTACTCTTCATTACG AGTTCATCGAAAAATCCCCATCTCAAGGCAGAGAAGGAAAGACATTGCTTCTGGACAGAATCAAAGAGTTCCAGGAATGCACGGGTCGAAAGCTAATA GCTGTCTACAATTTTCTATCGGAATATCTCCGCGTATGGGATGGAATCCAATTCAGTGACCAAATTTTGCAACTTTTGACGCAGATTCCGTTTCTTCCATACACGG ATCTCTACAAAAACTTTTTACGGATTTTGGAGGACTTATTTCATTCCTGTCATACGCCGTTCAGGATAAAAATCATTCATTCTTGTCAACAGCTGATTCAGAATTTG cttattgaaaagtttGGACCTGCTTCACGGGCTAAGGCATTATTTCACAAATCAAACGAAGCAGCGCCAGGGG AAAACATAGACAAATTGGTAGAAGGTGTCTATGTCGTCAGTGAAGTTATACGTTTTGCCGAACGCCTTTTGAACACGGCCTTGATGTCCTCCAATGATCATTCGTTGGTCCTGAGGTCGGTTTTATTTCATCTCTGG CTAATTGATGTTGAAAGCGAATTTGAACTGCCCTTCCGTACATTTTGCCAGCCAGTGACCGTTTATGCAGCATTGTTTTCCACTTCTCCAGTACCAGTTGCACTCCTGTGCCAGCTCCTGTGCAA GTATAGCACGCTTGGGCTTAAACCATTGATGGCTATGTCAACATTTCCTGAGCTCGAAGAGTTCCGTCGAGATTCGTTGGATAACGCGTCCATGTTAAATCGCTACGTTATCGACACGTCCAGTTGCCTAGTGTACCAAAAG GCCTTTGTTCCAGATACGAATTCGCTGCTATCCTTAACTCCGCGGAGCAACGTAAAGACGTTGTCCATGTTGGGACCTTACAAAGCGGCCTTTGATTTGAAAACACATCCTGCTTTTATTG GTATTGCCCGCGAATGGATCAAATCCAAACCCGGTTACTCTGCCAACAAGTCGTCTGCATTAAGGACGTATGAGGAGATTGAAGCCGATTCG GAAAGTTTCATCCGCTATCTGTTTAGCTATTTTCCAGCAATACGAGAATATATACAGGAATTTCATCGTGTCTAA
- the LOC130702945 gene encoding uncharacterized protein LOC130702945: MTNQHSDTKLSRSSAGVDHYAVNQGVPTDHEDHSVDVVPLTSHSIMEEPLSIKEKEINSIPVTAMVLGLGAAVCFLLLVVYIVVKVHFCKKETPKANKSSKVSHIALKNPPSTISPVHPIDTFNKNWYADEQVPDQMQSEPNFSRVHSIDFCHKSSEPPLTDSASKARLTAAKFLPRN; this comes from the exons ATGACCAACCAGCACTCGGATACTAAGCTCTCCCGATCTTCTGCCGGCGTCGATCATTACGCCGTAAACCAGGGTGTACCAACCGATCATGAAGATCATTCAGTGGATGTCGTTCCTCTCACAAGCCATTCCATTATGGAAGAACCTCTGAGtatcaaggaaaaagaaattaattcaATCCCAGTTACAGC gaTGGTGCTTGGCTTGGGCGCTGCTGTGTGCTTTCTCTTGTTGGTCGTATACATAGTCGTGAAAGTTCATTTTTGCAAAAAGGAAACGCCAAAAGCCAACAAAAGCTCGAAAGTTAGTCACATCGCTCTAAAAAATCCTCCTTCAACTATCTCACCTGTACATCCGATCGATACGTTTAACAAGAACTGGTATGCAGATGAACAAGTTCCAGATCAAATGCAATCAGAACCAAAT TTCTCTCGAGTTCACTCAATAGACTTCTGCCATAAGTCTTCTGAACCACCATTGACTGACAGTGCATCGAAAGCTCGCTTGACGGCTGCCAAATTTCTACCGAGGAATTAA
- the LOC130702949 gene encoding large ribosomal subunit protein P1-like: MADHSKDELACVYAALVLLDDDVAITAEKIQTILKAADVKVEPYWPGLFAKALEGLNLKSMITNVGSGVGAAPAAGGAAAAAPAAAAAKEEKKEEKKKEESEEEDDDMGFGLFD; the protein is encoded by the exons ATGGCTGATCATAGTAAAGACGAACTCGCCTGTGTCTACGCTGCTCTCGTTCTTTTGGACGATGACGTAGCCATTACG GCCGAAAAGATTCAAACAATCTTGAAAGCTGCTGATGTTAAGGTGGAACCTTACTGGCCAGGCTTGTTCGCCAAGGCTTTGGAGGGCTTGAACCTTAAGAGCATGATCACCAACGTAGGATCGGGAGTTGGCGCTGCCCCAGCTGCCGGtggagctgctgctgccg cccctgctgctgctgctgccaaggaggagaagaaggaagagaaaaagaaagaagagtcTGAGGAGGAAGATGATGACATGGGCTTTG GTCTGTTTGACTAG
- the LOC130702938 gene encoding endophilin-B1-like: protein MEFNVKKFVGDAGTLFTRAVQFTEEKLGTSEKTELDAHFENLSQRCDLTKSWTEKLIRDVDSVLTPNPGNRVEDFLMDKIERRRLARLSNLDYLGVDMVEAGNDLGPGTLYGSTLLKVGLCQQKLGALERDFAASAAQVFGDPLKRFMESDLKSILRERKLLESKRLDLDAAKNRLRKSKTQSSQQIAEQEVNLAQVEFDRQSEVTRLLLEGIGPAHTSHCKHLQDFAAAQARYFLACSATLQQLQKELGSLSLQVSTTDITLNSPTSLGLPERRKARVICDYDSQDATELSLIAGEIIDVVSTFPTDPDYVQAERGQQSGKIPSSYLEFFDPTC, encoded by the exons ATGGAATTTAACGTTAAAAAATTTGTGGGAGATGCGGGAACTTTATTTACTCGCGCAGTTCAA TTTACTGAAGAAAAGTTGGGTACCTCTGAAAAAACAGAGCTAGATGCTCACTTTGAAAATCTTTCTCAAAGATGTGATTTAACCAAGTCCTGGACTGAAAAATTAATCAGGGATGTTGATTCAGTTCTCACACCTAACCCAG GAAATAGAGTGGAAGATTTTTTGATGGACAAAATTGAGAGAAGGAGATTAGCACGTCTCTCTAATTTGGATTACTTGGGAGTAGATATGGTTGAGGCTGGCAATGATTTAGGGCCTGGCACCTTATATG GGAGTACTTTGCTGAAAGTTGGACTATGTCAGCAGAAATTGGGAGCTCTTGAACGTGATTTTGCAGCTTCTGCTGCACAAGTATTTGGGGATCCCTTAAAAAGATTCATGGAAAGTGACCTAAAA TCAATATTAAGAGAAAGAAAGCTACTTGAATCTAAGCGCCTGGATCTGGATGCTGCAAAAAATCGCCTAAGGAAATCCAAGACACAATCTAGTCAACAAATA gCAGAACAAGAAGTAAACTTAGCCCAGGTTGAATTTGATCGACAGTCTGAGGTAACTAGACTGCTGCTTGAGGGCATTGGACCTGCACACACATCTCATTGTAAACATCTCCAA GACTTTGCAGCAGCTCAAGCAAGGTATTTTTTGGCTTGCAGTGCAACTCTCCAACAACTTCAGAAGGAATTGGGCTCCCTGAGTTTGCAAGTGAGCACTACAGATATTACTTTAAACAGCCCGACATCTCTTGGATTACCAGAACGTAGAAAAGCCCGTGTCATTTGCGATTACGACAGCCAGGATGCAACTGAATTATCATTAATAGCTGGCGAG ATTATAGATGTGGTAAGCACGTTTCCGACCGACCCCGATTATGTGCAAGCTGAACGTGGACAGCAGTCAGGGAAAATTCCATCTAGTTACTTGGAATTTTTTGATCCAACATGTTAA
- the LOC130702946 gene encoding small ribosomal subunit protein uS13 yields MSLVLPEKFQHILRILNTNIDGKQKIMFAVTSIKGVGRRYANVVLKKADIDLTKRAGELSEEEVEKLITIMANPRQYKIPDWFLNRQKDIKDGKFSQVTSNMLENKLREDLERLKKIRAHRGLRHYWGLRVRGQHTKTTGRRGRTVGVSKKK; encoded by the exons ATG TCGCTGGTACTTCCCGAGAAATTCCAACACATTTTGCGTATTCTCAATACCAACATCGatggaaaacagaaaatcatgTTCGCCGTCACCTCGATTAAAGGTGTTGGTCGCCGTTATGCCAATGTTGTCCTGAAGAAGGCCGACATCGATTTGACTAAACGCGCCGGTGAGCTGTCAGAGGAAGAG GTTGAGAAATTAATCACAATCATGGCAAACCCAAGACAGTACAAGATTCCTGACTGGTTCCTTAACAGGCAGAAGGATATCAAGGATGGCAAATTCTCTCAA GTCACATCCAACATGCTTGAGAATAAGCTTCGTGAAGATCTTGAGAGGCTTAAGAAGATTCGTGCTCATCGTGGTCTACGTCATTACTGGGG CTTGCGAGTTCGTGGTCAACATACAAAAACAACTGGTCGTCGTGGACGCACTGTCGGTGTCTCGAAAAAGAAGTAG
- the LOC130702937 gene encoding hydroxylysine kinase-like isoform X1, producing MERSEILLKPGQQIKPYVPNEVIQDLLLKLYNLQVISVEELNSYDDRNFHIMVKEHNCLPDTEDVCLDGYVLKITNSLDSKACNLIDAQHKMMVYLDKNGLPCPKPIKNIEGKFMSLEQLENPAKSLFLENNAFYGNHVTGKHIVRLLSFLPGNILYSVPYTKDLLLQVGELVAKTDLALMGFVHDGLKGVDRIWNLSAVPKLCDFIYVIKDDHKHELAMEVIDNFKSHVLPHLQKLKSGPIHGDFNEQNILVKPDENQPGKYVISGILDFGDVHFNYYVFEIAIAICYMMIECKTMDMLDAPGHVLAGYNRLRAIPDEEFVLLKDCISARFCQSLVLGAYSFSQNPDPYLLITSQNGWQCLKALWEYPKDELYKRWRLIIEDYNKCL from the exons ATGGAAAGAAGTGAAATCTTATTGAAACCAGGACAACAGATCAAACCTTATGTTCCAAATGAAGTTATACAAGACTTGCTTTTGAAATTGTACAACCTTCAAGTGATCTCTGTTGAAGAACTCAATAGCTATGACGACAGGAATTTTCACATAATG GTAAAAGAACATAATTGTCTACCTGATACAGAAGATGTGTGCCTTGATGggtatgttttgaaaataacgaATTCCCTTGATTCAAAAGCATGTAATTTGATTGATGCTCAACACAAAATGATGGTTTATTTAG ACAAAAATGGTTTACCTTGCccaaaaccaataaaaaatattgaaggGAAATTCATGTCTCTAGAACAGTTGGAGAATCCTGCAAAGAGTCTCTTTCTTGAAAACAATG CTTTTTATGGAAACCACGTTACAGGCAAGCACATTGTGCGTCTATTGTCATTTCTCCCTGGGAATATCTTGTATAGTGTACCCTACACAAaggatcttcttcttcaggtCGGAGAGCTTGTTGCCAAAACTGACCTAGCTTTGATG GGATTTGTACATGATGGTCTCAAAGGAGTTGACAGGATATGGAATTTGAGTGCAGTTCCTAAGCTATGTGATTTTATTTATGTGATAAAAGATGACCATAAACATGAATTAGCAATGGAAGTCATCGATAATTTCAAATCCCATGTTCTCCCACATCTTCAAAAGCTCAAATCTGGTCCTATTCATGGGGATTTCAATGAACAGAACATCTTAG tgAAACCAGATGAAAATCAACCTGGCAAATATGTGATATCTGGTATTCTGGATTTTGGAGATGTCCATTTCAACTATTACGTATTTGAAATAGCCATCGCTATTTGCTACATGATGATAGAGTGCAAAACAATGGATATGCTTGACGCGCCTGGTCACGTCTTGGCAGGTTACAATCGTTTGCGAGCGATTCCTGACgaagaatttgttttattaaag GATTGCATTTCCGCAAGATTTTGCCAATCACTTGTATTGGGTGCCTACTCTTTTTCTCAAAATCCCGACCCATACTTGTTGATTACATCACAGAACGGTTGGCAGTGTCTTAAAGCCCTTTGGGAATATCCAAAAGATGAACTATACAAACGATGGCGATTGATCATAGAAGACTACAATAAGTGTTtatga
- the LOC130702937 gene encoding hydroxylysine kinase-like isoform X2, producing the protein MERSEILLKPGQQIKPYVPNEVIQDLLLKLYNLQVISVEELNSYDDRNFHIMVKEHNCLPDTEDVCLDGYVLKITNSLDSKACNLIDAQHKMMVYLDKNGLPCPKPIKNIEGKFMSLEQLENPAKSLFLENNGKHIVRLLSFLPGNILYSVPYTKDLLLQVGELVAKTDLALMGFVHDGLKGVDRIWNLSAVPKLCDFIYVIKDDHKHELAMEVIDNFKSHVLPHLQKLKSGPIHGDFNEQNILVKPDENQPGKYVISGILDFGDVHFNYYVFEIAIAICYMMIECKTMDMLDAPGHVLAGYNRLRAIPDEEFVLLKDCISARFCQSLVLGAYSFSQNPDPYLLITSQNGWQCLKALWEYPKDELYKRWRLIIEDYNKCL; encoded by the exons ATGGAAAGAAGTGAAATCTTATTGAAACCAGGACAACAGATCAAACCTTATGTTCCAAATGAAGTTATACAAGACTTGCTTTTGAAATTGTACAACCTTCAAGTGATCTCTGTTGAAGAACTCAATAGCTATGACGACAGGAATTTTCACATAATG GTAAAAGAACATAATTGTCTACCTGATACAGAAGATGTGTGCCTTGATGggtatgttttgaaaataacgaATTCCCTTGATTCAAAAGCATGTAATTTGATTGATGCTCAACACAAAATGATGGTTTATTTAG ACAAAAATGGTTTACCTTGCccaaaaccaataaaaaatattgaaggGAAATTCATGTCTCTAGAACAGTTGGAGAATCCTGCAAAGAGTCTCTTTCTTGAAAACAATG GCAAGCACATTGTGCGTCTATTGTCATTTCTCCCTGGGAATATCTTGTATAGTGTACCCTACACAAaggatcttcttcttcaggtCGGAGAGCTTGTTGCCAAAACTGACCTAGCTTTGATG GGATTTGTACATGATGGTCTCAAAGGAGTTGACAGGATATGGAATTTGAGTGCAGTTCCTAAGCTATGTGATTTTATTTATGTGATAAAAGATGACCATAAACATGAATTAGCAATGGAAGTCATCGATAATTTCAAATCCCATGTTCTCCCACATCTTCAAAAGCTCAAATCTGGTCCTATTCATGGGGATTTCAATGAACAGAACATCTTAG tgAAACCAGATGAAAATCAACCTGGCAAATATGTGATATCTGGTATTCTGGATTTTGGAGATGTCCATTTCAACTATTACGTATTTGAAATAGCCATCGCTATTTGCTACATGATGATAGAGTGCAAAACAATGGATATGCTTGACGCGCCTGGTCACGTCTTGGCAGGTTACAATCGTTTGCGAGCGATTCCTGACgaagaatttgttttattaaag GATTGCATTTCCGCAAGATTTTGCCAATCACTTGTATTGGGTGCCTACTCTTTTTCTCAAAATCCCGACCCATACTTGTTGATTACATCACAGAACGGTTGGCAGTGTCTTAAAGCCCTTTGGGAATATCCAAAAGATGAACTATACAAACGATGGCGATTGATCATAGAAGACTACAATAAGTGTTtatga